The Chlorocebus sabaeus isolate Y175 unplaced genomic scaffold, mChlSab1.0.hap1 unalloc_scaffold_95, whole genome shotgun sequence genome has a window encoding:
- the LOC103247298 gene encoding butyrophilin-like protein 9 isoform X1, with protein MVDFPVSLDSLKPVSLTRSLVFLMHLLLLQPGEPNSEVKVLGPEYPVLALVGEEVEFSCHLWPQLDAQHMEIRWFRNHTSDVVHLYQEQQELPGRQMEAFRNRTKLVKDYIAYGSVILQLHSIVPSDEGTYGCRFLSNNFSGEALWELEVAGLGSDPHLSLEGFKEGGIQLRLRSSGWYPKPKAQWRDHQGQCLPPEFEAIVWDAQGLFSLETSVVVREGAFSNVSLSIQNLLLNQKKEFVVQIAGVFSPGASPWKGALVGALAALLAALAALALGFLRLRRRCQEKLKKEAQKREGKLTAELEKLQKELDWRRTEGQAEWRAAQKYAVDVTLDAASAHPSLEVSEDGKSVSSRRAPPDPAPSDPQRFSEQTCALSLQRFSAGRHYWEVHVGRRSRWFLGACLAAVPRAGPVRLSPATGYWVLGLWNGCEYFVLAPHRVALPLRVPPRRLGVFLDCEAGQLSFFNVSDGSHIFTFHDTFSGALCAYFRPRAHDGGERPDPLTICPLRVRTRVPEENDSDTWLQPYEPADPAPDWW; from the exons ATGGTGGATTTCCCAGTCTCCCTGGACTCCTTGAAGCCAGTATCTCTGACCAGAAGTCTAGTCTTCCTCAtgcacctcctcctccttcagcctggGGAGCCGAACTCAG AGGTCAAGGTGCTAGGCCCTGAGTATCCCGTCCTGGCCCTCGTCGGGGAGGAGGTGGAGTTCTCGTGCCACCTATGGCCACAGCTGGATGCCCAGCACATGGAGATCCGCTGGTTCCGGAACCACACCTCAGACGTGGTGCACCTGTACCAGGAGCAGCAGGAGCTCCCTGGCAGGCAGATGGAGGCGTTCCGGAACAGGACCAAGTTGGTCAAGGACTACATCGCCTACGGCAGTGTGATCCTGCAGCTTCACAGCATCGTCCCCTCCGACGAGGGCACATATGGCTGCCGCTTCCTCTCTAACAACTTCTCTGGCGAAGCTCTCTGGGAACTGGAGGTAGCAG GGCTGGGCTCAGACCCTCACCTCTCCCTGGAGGGCTTCAAGGAAGGAGGCATTCAGCTGAGGCTGAGATCCAGTGGCTGGTACCCCAAGCCTAAGGCTCAGTGGAGAGACCACCAGGGACAGTGCCTGCCTCCAGAGTTTGAAGCCATCGTCTGGGATGCCCAGGGCCTGTTCAGTCTGGAAACATCCGTGGTTGTCCGAGAGGGAGCCTTCAGCAATGTGTCCCTCTCCATCCAGAATCTCCTCTTGAACCAGAAGAAAGAGTTCGTGGTCCAGATAGCAG GCGTGTTTTCTCCCGGAGCCTCTCCGTGGAAGGGCGCTTTGGTCGGGGCCCTGGCGGCGCTGCTGGCGGCCCTCGCGGCGCTGGCGCTGGGCTTCCTCCGGCTGCGGCGGCGATGCCAAG AAAAGCTGAAGAAGGAGGCGCAGAAGAGAGAAG ggaAACTCACTGCAGAGCTGG AGAAGCTTCAGAAAGAGCTTG ACTGGAGACGGACTGAAGGCCAGGCTG AGTGGAGAGCAGCCCAAAAATACGCAG TGGACGTGACTCTGGATGCGGCCTCCGCGCACCCCAGCCTGGAAGTGTCCGAGGATGGCAAGAGCGTGTCTTCCCGCCGGGCGCCCCCAGACCCGGCGCCGAGCGACCCGCAGCGGTTCTCGGAGCAGACGTGCGCGCTGAGCCTGCAGCGGTTCTCCGCGGGCCGCCACTACTGGGAGGTGCACGTGGGCCGCCGCAGCCGCTGGTTCCTGGGCGCCTGCCTGGCCGCGGTGCCGCGCGCGGGGCCCGTGCGCCTGAGCCCGGCGACCGGCTACTGGGTGCTGGGGCTGTGGAACGGCTGCGAGTACTTCGTCCTGGCCCCGCACCGCGTGGCGCTCCCCCTGCGCGTGCCTCCGCGGCGCCTGGGCGTCTTCCTGGACTGCGAGGCGGGACAGCTGTCCTTCTTCAACGTGTCCGACGGCTCCCACATCTTCACCTTCCACGACACCTTCTCGGGCGCGCTGTGTGCCTACTTCAGGCCCCGGGCCCACGACGGCGGCGAACGTCCGGATCCCCTGACCATCTGCCCGCTGCGGGTTCGGACGCGCGTCCCCGAAGAGAACGACAGTGACACGTGGCTGCAGCCCTACGAGCCCGCGGACCCCGCGCCGGACTGGTGGTGA
- the LOC103247298 gene encoding butyrophilin-like protein 9 isoform X2, producing the protein MVDFPVSLDSLKPVSLTRSLVFLMHLLLLQPGEPNSEVKVLGPEYPVLALVGEEVEFSCHLWPQLDAQHMEIRWFRNHTSDVVHLYQEQQELPGRQMEAFRNRTKLVKDYIAYGSVILQLHSIVPSDEGTYGCRFLSNNFSGEALWELEVAGLGSDPHLSLEGFKEGGIQLRLRSSGWYPKPKAQWRDHQGQCLPPEFEAIVWDAQGLFSLETSVVVREGAFSNVSLSIQNLLLNQKKEFVVQIAGVFSPGASPWKGALVGALAALLAALAALALGFLRLRRRCQEKLKKEAQKREGKLTAELEKLQKELDWRRTEGQAECFILASHPPGEGIQAACNSTTTPNA; encoded by the exons ATGGTGGATTTCCCAGTCTCCCTGGACTCCTTGAAGCCAGTATCTCTGACCAGAAGTCTAGTCTTCCTCAtgcacctcctcctccttcagcctggGGAGCCGAACTCAG AGGTCAAGGTGCTAGGCCCTGAGTATCCCGTCCTGGCCCTCGTCGGGGAGGAGGTGGAGTTCTCGTGCCACCTATGGCCACAGCTGGATGCCCAGCACATGGAGATCCGCTGGTTCCGGAACCACACCTCAGACGTGGTGCACCTGTACCAGGAGCAGCAGGAGCTCCCTGGCAGGCAGATGGAGGCGTTCCGGAACAGGACCAAGTTGGTCAAGGACTACATCGCCTACGGCAGTGTGATCCTGCAGCTTCACAGCATCGTCCCCTCCGACGAGGGCACATATGGCTGCCGCTTCCTCTCTAACAACTTCTCTGGCGAAGCTCTCTGGGAACTGGAGGTAGCAG GGCTGGGCTCAGACCCTCACCTCTCCCTGGAGGGCTTCAAGGAAGGAGGCATTCAGCTGAGGCTGAGATCCAGTGGCTGGTACCCCAAGCCTAAGGCTCAGTGGAGAGACCACCAGGGACAGTGCCTGCCTCCAGAGTTTGAAGCCATCGTCTGGGATGCCCAGGGCCTGTTCAGTCTGGAAACATCCGTGGTTGTCCGAGAGGGAGCCTTCAGCAATGTGTCCCTCTCCATCCAGAATCTCCTCTTGAACCAGAAGAAAGAGTTCGTGGTCCAGATAGCAG GCGTGTTTTCTCCCGGAGCCTCTCCGTGGAAGGGCGCTTTGGTCGGGGCCCTGGCGGCGCTGCTGGCGGCCCTCGCGGCGCTGGCGCTGGGCTTCCTCCGGCTGCGGCGGCGATGCCAAG AAAAGCTGAAGAAGGAGGCGCAGAAGAGAGAAG ggaAACTCACTGCAGAGCTGG AGAAGCTTCAGAAAGAGCTTG ACTGGAGACGGACTGAAGGCCAGGCTG AGTGCTTCATTTTAGCCAGCCACCCTCCCGGGGAAGGTATCCAGGCTGCCTGTAACTCCACAACAACACCGAATGCATAG